A genome region from Manis javanica isolate MJ-LG chromosome 3, MJ_LKY, whole genome shotgun sequence includes the following:
- the USF3 gene encoding basic helix-loop-helix domain-containing protein USF3 isoform X2 encodes MPEMTENETPTKKQHRKKNRETHNAVERHRKKKINAGINRIGELIPCSPALKQSKNMILDQAFKYITELKRQNDELLLNGGNNEQAEEIKKLRKQLEEIQKENGRYIELLKANDICLYDDPTIHWKGNLRNSKVSVVIPSDQVQKNIIVYSNGSHPGGNSQGTAVQGITFNVGHNLQKQTANVVPVQRTCSLVTPVSISGVYPSENKPWHQSTVSTLATNQPVPLCLPATISAQNILELSTSESESSMPGVTSGSLITVPVGPEPHQHCSLHTCLNDQSSSENKNGQESSTLLKKMVPCVTSVPASSPATATKAHYGSKSCLSTQDFRSDFQTTFVVSVTTTVCSQPPRSAGDSCPVSMNKGADSASVTAVVAPCSPGVGKATTPVSTLSANPLDSRWMLSYSLPSSTVSTSDLKNINSLTRIPSAGNTQTTWTTLQLAGNTIQPLSQIPSSAVPPVLNESGTSPTTTNHSRHGATGTNLSNSFPADGQPVEQVVVTLPSCPSLPMQPLTAQPQVKSQPPKNIIPLNSAMQVIQMAQPVGSAVNAAPANQNVIILQPPSTTPCPTVMRAEVPTQTVGQQIVIIQTANQNPLPLLSAPHPGSVRLPVNGANAIIGSNNSMQNVSTPQTFGGKHLVHILPRPSSLPTSNSTFSVTMSNQQQPQTISLNGQLFALQPVMSSSGTTNQTPMQIIQPTTSEDPNTNVALNTFGALASLNQSISQMAGQSCVQLSLSQPANSQTAANSQTTPVNCVSLTTTVASSMTTDNSATLTSTYNLVTTPSVNMVTSLPNVKSKRLTKKPGAKKYLASNKSACPLNPVRDMDKLDCPGPEGPAEPSYNGGLLESLPVVLPSAALAPANSVSVSGLHSLDALDSESVIPESKSAEESSSPSQESVTSEHFTVAPAKSKDCVPILQQDTSQEKPPTSLALSDAATSCTSANVLIPSPNDPHILVSQVSDLSSAASTTSTDCVSEVEIIADSCRVEQGSSDTVQTTGHLKGQGLTELLSGLAKEKTPRKPPLSVQVDHPDFSSESSKIVDSSVDLHPKQELLLMNSDDRDPGQHHACIPDQEVMSGSLLTSRQADSPMSTSSGSSRSFSVASMLPETSREDVTSNATTNTCDSCTFVEQTDIVALAARAIFDQENLEKGRAGTQADMREVTSKPSEASSLEGDQPFKTQVSKENGSGQAEATPNEFNPQDSVEATVDRPLEKPSCSIGIKTSNASLQVSTSQPPSITSLSVNNLIHPSSISHPLVSCAGLSQTSEQTAVPATVDLTIGSSSYVSQPPGPSLMTEYSQEQLNTMTGAIPNPQTQELLKPSHENRKDSAKRAVQDDLLMSSAKRQKHCQPAPVRLDGMSLMSRTPDSISDPTQMMVSQIPPSSSNSVVPISNPAHGDSLTRLFPPGNNFVAPALRQTEVQCSSQPSVAEQQQAQASQHLQALQQHVPAQAVSHLHSNHLYLKQQQQAGQLRERHPLYQLQHHVPHADSSVHPQPHSVHPQRALQQEVQLQKKRSLVPGTQTSQLSLQTKHHGTDQSRPKSGQPHPHHQQMQSQMQQRFGSSQQEKSCENPSTSRNHHAHPQNHLSQDIMHQQQDVGSRQQGSGVSSEHVSGHNPMQRLLTSRGIEQQMVSQPSIVTRPSDMTCTPHRPERNRVSSYSAEALIGKTSSNSEQRMGISIQGSRVSDQLEMRSYLDVSRNKGLAIHNMQGRVEHAVASDIRLSDCQTFKPTGASQQPQSNFEVQSSRNNEIGNPVSSLRSMQSQAFRISQNPGPPPIDRQKRLPYPSVQSIPAGNAVPARDSENTCHQSFMQSLLAPHLGDQVIGSQRSLSEHQRNTQCGPSSAVEYSCPPTHEGVHIRRDSESQNRESCDMSLGAINTRNSTLNVPFSSSSSSGDIQGRNTSPNVSVQKSNPMRITDSHGTKGHMNPPVTTNIHGIARPALPHPSVSHGNADQGPPVRQTNSSVPQRSRHPLQDSSGSKIRQPERNRSGNQRHSNVFDPSLPHLPLSTGGSMILGRQQPTTEKRGSIVRFMPDSPQVPNDNSAPDQHTLSQNFGFPFIPEGGMNPPINANTSFIPQVTQPSATRTPALIPVDPQNTLPSFYPPYSPAHPTLSNDISIPYFSNQMFSNPSTEKVNSGSLNNRFGSILSPPRPVGFAQPSFPLLPDMPPMHMTNSHLSNFNMTSLFPEIATALPDGSAMSPLLTIANSSASDSSKQSSNRPAHNISHILGHDCSSAV; translated from the exons ATGCCAGAAATGACAGAGAATGAGACTCCTACAAAAAAGCAGCACAG aaagaaaaaccgGGAGACACACAATGCAG TGGAGAGgcatagaaagaagaaaatcaatgcTGGGATAAACAGAATAGGAGAGCTGATCCCGTGTTCCCCTGCGCTGAAGCAG AGCAAGAACATGATTCTGGACCAAGCCTTTAAATATATAACAGAATTGAAAAGGCAAAATGATGAACTCCTGCTTAATGGAGGAAACAATGAACAAG cTGAAGAGATTAAGAAGCTACGCAAACAACTGgaagaaattcaaaaagaaaatggcCGATATATTGAATTACTGAAAGCAAATGACATATGCTTATATGATGACCCCACAATCCACTGGAAAGGAAATCTTAGAAACTCAAAGGTCTCTGTTGTTATTCCCAGTGACCAGGTTCaaaaaaatatcattgtttattcCAATGGGAGTCATCCTGGTGGAAACAGCCAGGGAACAGCTGTTCAGGGGATAACCTTTAATGTTGGTCATAATTTACAAAAGCAAACCGCCAATGTGGTGCCAGTACAGAGGACTTGCAGTCTTGTGACTCCTGTGTCTATTTCTGGAGTTTACCCTTCCGAAAACAAGCCATGGCATCAGTCCACAGTTTCTACATTGGCCACCAACCAGCCTGTTCCTCTTTGTCTTCCTGCTACCATTTCTGCTCAAAATATTCTTGAACTTTCCACCTCCGAAAGTGAATCAAGTATGCCTGGCGTGACTAGTGGCTCATTGATCACTGTTCCTGTTGGGCCTGAACCTCACCAACATTGTTCCTTGCACACATGTCTAAATGATCAAAGTTCTTCTGAAAATAAGAATGGGCAGGAGAGCTCCACATTACTGAAGAAAATGGTCCCTTGTGTCACAAGTGTCCCCGCCAGCTCCCCAGCCACTGCCACCAAAGCACACTATGGCAGCAAGTCATGCCTGAGCACACAGGATTTCAGAAGTGATTTTCAAACCACCTTTGTTGTTTCAGTTACCACCACAGTCTGCTCCCAGCCTCCCAGGTCTGCAGGTGATTCTTGTCCCGTGAGTATGAACAAGGGTGCGGACTCAGCAAGTGTTACTGCAGTGGTGGCCCCATGTTCCCCTGGAGTGGGGAAGGCCACCACTCCTGTAAGCACTCTTTCTGCAAACCCTTTGGACAGTCGTTGGATGCTTTCTTATTCTTTGCCTTCTTCAACTGTTAGTACTTCTGATTTGAAAAACATTAATAGCCTTACCCGAATTCCCTCAGCTGGAAACACGCAGACAACGTGGACTACTTTGCAACTGGCAGGAAACACTATTCAGCCCTTAAGCCAGATACCATCTTCTGCAGTGCCCCCAGTATTAAATGAATCTGGTACTAGTCCCACCACAACCAACCACAGTAGACATGGAGCTACAGGCACCAACTTGAGTAATTCTTTTCCAGCAGATGGGCAGCCAGTTGAGCAAGTAGTTGTAACCTTGCCTTCTTGTCCATCTTTACCTATGCAGCCGCTGACTGCCCAGCCACAAGTTAAATCTCAGCCTCCAAAAAATATCATTCCATTGAATTCAGCAATGCAGGTGATTCAGATGGCGCAGCCAGTTGGGTCGGCTGTTAATGCAGCTCCAGCTAATCAAAATGTTATCATTCTTCAGCCACCCAGCACCACACCATGCCCAACAGTGATGAGGGCAGAGGTTCCCACCCAAACAGTAGGTCAACAGATAGTCATCATACAGACAGCTAATCAGAACCCTTTGCCTCTCCTCTCAGCTCCACATCCTGGTTCTGTTCGACTCCCTGTCAATGGAGCCAATGCTATAATTGGGTCTAATAACTCAATGCAAAATGTTTCGACCCCACAAACTTTTGGCGGAAAGCATCTTGTTCACATATTACCAAGACCTTCATCGTTACCAACATCTAATTCAACTTTTTCTGTTACCATGTCAAACCAACAACAGCCTCAAACCATTTCTTTAAATGGACAGCTCTTTGCTTTACAGCCTGTGATGTCTTCATCAGGAACTACAAATCAAACCCCTATGCAAATTATTCAACCCACCACCAGCGAAGATCCAAATACCAATGTTGCCCTGAACACATTTGGTGCTTTGGCCAGCCTCAATCAAAGCATATCACAGATGGCTGGGCAAAGCTGTGTGCAATTGTCCCTTAGCCAGCCTGCCAACTCTCAGACTGCTGCAAATAGTCAGACCACTCCAGTTAACTGTGTTTCATTAACAACAACCGTAGCATCTTCCATGACAACAGATAATTCAGCCACACTAACCAGTACTTATAATTTAGTGACTACTCCCTCAGTGAACATGGTAACTTCTTTGCCTAATGTGAAATCAAAAAGGTTGACTAAGAAGCCAGGTGCCAAGAAATATTTAGCATCTAACAAGTCAGCCTGCCCTCTAAATCCAGTCAGAGATATGGACAAATTAGACTGCCCTGGCCCTGAAGGCCCCGCGGAGCCATCGTATAATGGCGGACTGCTGGAAAGCCTCCCTGTGGTATTACCGTCTGCCGCTTTGGCCCCAGCAAATAGTGTAAGTGTTTCTGGTCTACATTCCTTAGATGCTCTGGATTCTGAATCAGTGATACCTGAGTCTAAGTCAGCGGAAGAGTCTAGCTCACCCTCCCAAGAATCTGTAACAAGTGAACATTTTACAGTGGCCCCAGCAAAATCCAAAGATTGTGTCCCTATTTTACAACAAGACACATCTCAGGAGAAGCCACCGACTAGTTTGGCATTGTCAGATGCTGCTACATCCTGCACTTCAGCTAACGTGTTGATTCCATCTCCAAATGATCCCCACATTTTGGTTTCTCAGGTTTCTGATTTGTCATCTGCTGCAAGCACTACAAGTACTGACTGTGTTTCTGAGGTGGAAATCATTGCTGACTCTTGCAGGGTTGAGCAAGGTTCATCAGATACAGTGCAAACCACAGGTCACTTAAAGGGGCAAGGTTTAACTGAACTGCTATCTGGTCTTGCTAAAGAAAAAACCCCTCGGAAACCACCTCTTTCAGTCCAGGTGGACCATCCTGATTTTTCTTCAGAAAGTTCTAAAATAGTGGATTCAAGTGTTGATTTGCATCCCAAACAAGAGCTgttgctgatgaacagtgatgaCAGAGATCCAGGACAGCATCATGCCTGCATTCCTGATCAGGAAGTTATGAGTGGTTCTTTGCTCACCAGTAGACAGGCTGACTCTCCCATGTCAACGAGCTCTGGCAGTAGTCGTAGTTTCTCAGTTGCATCCATGCTTCCTGAAACAAGTAGAGAGGATGTCACCAGCAATGCAACAACTAATACTTGTGACAGCTGTACCTTTGTAGAGCAAACTGATATAGTTGCTCTTGCAGCAAGAGCTATTTTTGACCAGGAGAATCTTGAGAAGGGAAGAGCTGGCACCCAGGCTGATATGAGGGAAGTTACTTCAAAGCCTTCTGAAGCATCATCTTTAGAGGGAGACCAACCTTTCAAAACACAGGTATCTAAAGAGAATGGCTCAGGACAGGCAGAGGCAACACCAAATGAATTCAATCCTCAGGATTCAGTTGAAGCAACTGTGGATAGGCCCCTTGAAAAACCAAGTTGTTCCATAGGAATTAAAACATCAAATGCCTCTTTACAGGTTTCAACTTCTCAGCCCCCAAGCATCACCAGTTTAAGTGTGAATAATCTCATCCATCCGAGCAGCATCAGCCATCCTCTTGTCAGCTGTGCTGGTTTATCCCAAACTTCAGAACAAACAGCTGTCCCTGCAACAGTTGATCTGACTATTGGATCTAGCTCCTACGTCAGTCAGCCTCCCGGACCATCTCTCATGACTGAATATTCCCAAGAACAGCTGAATACTATGACTGGTGCCATACCAAACCCACAGACTCAAGAACTCTTAAAGCCAAGTCATGAAAACCGTAAAGACTCTGCGAAGCGTGCTGTCCAAGATGACCTCTTAATGTCTTCAGCTAAACGTCAAAAGCATTGCCAGCCAGCCCCCGTCAGGCTTGATGGTATGTCCCTAATGAGCCGCACTCCAGACAGCATTTCTGATCCAACTCAAATGATGGTTAGTCAGATCCCTCCCAGCTCTTCAAACTCAGTTGTGCCGATTAGCAACCCAGCACACGGAGATAGCCTTACAAGATTATTCCCACCTGGTAACAACTTTGTGGCCCCTGCTTTGAGGCAAACTGAAGTTCAGTGCAGTTCTCAGCCTTCGGTTGCTGAGCAGCAGCAAGCCCAGGCCAGTCAACATTTACAGGCCCTGCAACAGCATGTTCCAGCACAGGCGGTATCTCACCTGCATAGTAACCATCTCTACCTGAAGCAGCAGCAGCAAGCAGGGCAGCTAAGAGAGAGGCATCCCTTGTATCAGCTGCAGCACCATGTGCCCCATGCAGACAGCTCTGTCCACCCTCAGCCCCACAGTGTCCACCCACAGAGAGCTTTGCAGCAGGAAGTTCAGCTGCAGAAAAAGAGGAGCCTTGTTCCGGGCACACAGACATCTCAGCTTTCCTTACAAACGAAGCACCACGGCACTGACCAATCCCGACCCAAGAGTGGTCAGCCACATCCCCACCATCAGCAGATGCAGTCACAGATGCAACAACGCTTTGGAAGCTCCCAGCAGGAGAAGAGCTGTGAAAACCCATCAACGAGCCGGAACCACCATGCCCACCCCCAGAACCATCTCAGTCAGGATATTATGCACCAGCAGCAGGATGTTGGAAGCAGGCAGCAAGGTTCAGGGGTTTCTTCTGAACATGTATCTGGGCATAACCCGATGCAGAGGCTCTTGACATCTAGAGGCATAGAGCAGCAAATGGTGTCCCAACCAAGCATTGTGACTAGACCTTCAGACATGACCTGTACCCCACACAGGCCAGAGAGAAACAGAGTTTCAAGTTACTCTGCTGAGGCGCTCATTGGAAAGACATCTTCTAATTCAGAGCAGAGAATGGGTATATCAATTCAGGGTTCCAGAGTTTCAGATCAGCTTGAAATGAGAAGCTATCTGGATGTTTCCCGAAATAAGGGTTTGGCCATTCATAACATGCAGGGTCGTGTGGAACATGCTGTTGCCTCAGATATCCGCCTTTCTGACTGTCAGACATTTAAACCAACTGGAGCCAGTCAACAGCCCCAGAGTAATTTTGAAGTACAATCttcaagaaataatgaaataggtAACCCTGTATCATCATTGAGGAGTATGCAGTCCCAGGCTTTTCGAATTAGTCAAAACCCTGGCCCACCACCAATCGACCGACAAAAGAGATTACCGTATCCATCAGTTCAGAGCATCCCAGCAGGAAATGCTGTCCCAGCAAGGGACAGTGAAAATACATGTCACCAAAGTTTCATGCAAAGTTTACTTGCCCCTCACCTTGGTGATCAGGTCATTGGGAGCCAGAGATCTCTCTCGGAACATCAGAGGAATACACAGTGTGGTCCATCCTCTGCAGTTGAATATAGTTGTCCCCCAACTCATGAAGGTGTCCATATTAGAAGAGATAGTGAGAGTCAGAATAGAGAAAGTTGTGACATGTCCTTAGGTGCCATTAACACCAGGAACAGCACCTTGAATGTTCCATTTTCgagttcttcttcctcaggagaTATTCAAGGTCGAAACACAAGTCCCAATGTTTCTGTACAGAAGTCCAATCCCATGAGGATCACTGACAGTCATGGGACCAAAGGCCATATGAACCCTCCAGTCACAACTAACATACATGGGATTGCAAGGCCAGCTTTGCCCCATCCATCTGTGTCTCATGGAAATGCTGATCAAGGGCCTCCTGTACGTCAGACAAATTCTTCAGTTCCTCAGCGATCGAGGCATCCCTTGCAAGACAGCAGTGGTTCCAAAATTCGTCAACCTGAAAGGAATCGTTCTGGAAACCAAAGGCATAGTAATGTCTTTGATCCAAGTCTTCCCCATCTTCCTCTGTCTACTGGTGGCAGTATGATTCTTGGACGCCAACAACCCActacagagaagagaggaagcatTGTTCGTTTCATGCCCGATAGCCCACAAGTACCTAATGATAATTCAGCACCTGACCAGCATACACTATCACAaaattttggttttccttttattcctgaGGGTGGCATGAATCCACCAATAAATGCTAATACTTCTTTCATTCCACAGGTTACCCAGCCTAGTGCCACTCGAACTCCAGCCCTCATCCCTGTAGATCCCCAAAATACACTACCTTCTTTCTATCCCCCATACTCTCCTGCTCATCCTACACTGTCCAATGATATTTCGATCCCCTATTTTTCTAATCAAATGTTCTCCAATcctagcacagagaaggtaaacagTGGAAGTTTAAATAACCGATTTGGATCAATTTTATCTCCTCCCAGACCTGTTGGTTTTGCTCAACCGAGTTTTCCTCTTCTCCCTGATATGCCACCGATGCACATGACCAACTCTCACTTATCCAATTTTAATATGACATCATTGTTTCCAGAAATAGCTACAGCTCTTCCTGATGGCTCCGCAATGTCACCTCTGCTTACAATAGCAAACTCCTCTGCCTCTGACTCTTCCAAGCAGTCCTCAAACAGACCTGCCCACAACATAAGCCATATTTTAGGTCATGACTGCAGTTCGGCTGTTTAA